One Streptomyces sp. NBC_01217 genomic region harbors:
- a CDS encoding ABC transporter permease, which produces MKKFDKDRLILGLGGPVLALVVAFALTSVVLLLSDRDPIEPYQLMVQNAEYADVQVLIINQAGTYYLAALAVAVGFRMNLFNIGVDGQYRLAAMLAAVVGAAVDLPGPLHVLLIVLVAMCVGAFWAGIAGILKTTRGVSEVVSTIMLNAIATSLIAWMILPANLGVQPAGSNDLTTGEISESGWFPSVSMGDGGDIYGFTLIAFALGIVYWFVLNRTRFGFDLRATGASESAAQASGVDAKKMVLTAMLISGAVAGLSGMPLLLGQTHTYSLSFPVGVGFTGITIALLGRNSPVGILFAALLISFIEKTSASLDQHGYEKEIATIMQGLIVISVVVSYELVRQYGLRRQQQKVGEELAAQARKNREGVVA; this is translated from the coding sequence ATGAAGAAGTTCGACAAGGACCGGCTGATCCTGGGCCTCGGCGGCCCGGTGCTCGCCCTGGTCGTGGCCTTCGCGCTCACCTCGGTGGTGTTGCTCCTCTCGGACCGTGACCCGATCGAGCCGTACCAGCTGATGGTGCAGAACGCCGAGTACGCCGACGTTCAGGTACTGATCATCAATCAGGCAGGCACGTACTATCTTGCCGCCCTGGCTGTTGCCGTCGGCTTCAGGATGAACCTGTTCAACATCGGCGTGGACGGCCAGTACCGCCTCGCAGCCATGCTCGCTGCCGTTGTCGGTGCCGCCGTGGATCTGCCCGGTCCACTCCACGTTCTGCTGATCGTGCTCGTAGCGATGTGCGTCGGCGCCTTCTGGGCCGGCATCGCGGGCATTCTGAAGACCACCCGCGGGGTCAGCGAAGTCGTCTCCACCATCATGCTCAACGCGATCGCCACCAGTCTGATCGCCTGGATGATTCTGCCGGCCAACCTCGGTGTGCAGCCGGCGGGTTCCAACGATCTCACGACGGGCGAGATCTCCGAATCCGGCTGGTTCCCGAGCGTGAGCATGGGGGACGGCGGGGACATCTACGGCTTCACCCTCATCGCGTTCGCGCTGGGCATCGTCTACTGGTTCGTACTCAACCGCACCCGCTTCGGCTTCGACCTGCGCGCCACCGGCGCCAGCGAGTCCGCTGCCCAGGCGAGTGGTGTCGACGCCAAGAAGATGGTCCTCACGGCCATGCTGATCTCCGGCGCGGTTGCGGGTCTGTCCGGTATGCCGTTGCTGCTGGGCCAGACGCACACCTACAGCCTGAGCTTCCCGGTCGGTGTCGGCTTCACGGGCATCACCATCGCCCTGCTCGGCCGGAACAGCCCGGTCGGTATCCTCTTCGCCGCGCTGCTCATCTCCTTCATCGAGAAGACATCGGCTTCGCTGGACCAGCACGGCTACGAGAAGGAGATCGCCACGATCATGCAGGGCCTGATCGTGATCTCGGTCGTCGTGTCCTACGAGCTCGTCCGGCAGTACGGGCTCCGCCGTCAGCAGCAGAAAGTCGGCGAGGAGCTCGCCGCGCAGGCCCGTAAGAACCGAGAGGGAGTCGTGGCATGA
- a CDS encoding thymidine phosphorylase, which yields MDAISVIRTKRDRGELTPEQIDWVIDAYTRGEVADEQMSALAMAILLNGMNRTEIARWTAAMIASGERMDFHSLSRPTTDKHSTGGVGDKITLPLAPLVAACGAAVPQLSGRGLGHTGGTLDKLESIPGWRAHLSNAEMLNVLDTTGAVICAAGDGLAPADKKLYALRDVTGTVEAIPLIASSIMSKKIAEGTGALVLDVKVGSGAFMKTIEDARELASTMVALGTDSGVRTVALLTDMATPLGLTAGNALEVRESVEVLAGGGPKDVIDLTLALAREMLDAAGLRDADPEKALADGSAMDVWRRMISAQGGDPDATLPVAREQHVVTVPSSGVLTRLDAYDIGVAAWRLGAGRARKEDPVQAGAGIELHAKPGDTVTAGQPLLTLHTDTPEKFEYALKALPSSYDIDPEGTEFTATPVVRERIA from the coding sequence ATGGACGCCATCTCCGTCATCCGCACCAAGCGGGACCGAGGCGAGCTGACCCCCGAGCAGATCGACTGGGTCATCGACGCGTACACCCGTGGCGAGGTCGCCGACGAGCAGATGTCCGCGCTGGCCATGGCGATCCTGCTGAACGGAATGAACCGCACCGAGATCGCCCGCTGGACCGCCGCGATGATCGCATCCGGCGAGCGCATGGACTTCCACTCGCTCTCCCGGCCCACCACCGACAAGCACTCCACCGGCGGCGTCGGCGACAAGATCACCCTGCCGCTCGCCCCGCTGGTCGCGGCCTGCGGCGCCGCCGTCCCCCAGCTCAGCGGCCGCGGCCTCGGCCACACCGGCGGCACGCTCGACAAGCTGGAGTCCATCCCCGGCTGGCGCGCCCACCTCTCGAACGCCGAGATGCTGAACGTCCTGGACACCACCGGCGCGGTGATCTGCGCCGCCGGTGACGGGCTCGCCCCGGCCGACAAGAAGCTGTACGCGCTGCGCGATGTCACCGGCACCGTCGAGGCCATCCCGCTGATCGCCAGCTCGATCATGTCCAAGAAGATCGCCGAGGGCACCGGCGCGCTCGTCCTGGACGTCAAGGTCGGCTCCGGCGCCTTCATGAAGACCATCGAGGACGCCCGTGAGCTGGCCTCCACCATGGTCGCGCTGGGCACCGACAGCGGGGTGCGCACGGTCGCGCTCCTCACCGACATGGCCACCCCGCTCGGCCTGACCGCGGGCAACGCCCTGGAGGTGCGCGAATCGGTCGAGGTGCTGGCCGGCGGCGGCCCGAAGGACGTCATCGACCTCACCCTGGCCCTCGCCCGCGAGATGCTGGACGCGGCCGGGCTCAGGGACGCGGACCCGGAGAAGGCCCTCGCCGACGGCTCCGCGATGGACGTCTGGCGCCGGATGATCTCCGCCCAGGGCGGCGACCCGGACGCCACGCTCCCGGTCGCCCGCGAGCAGCACGTCGTGACGGTTCCGTCCAGCGGCGTACTGACCCGCCTGGACGCGTACGACATCGGCGTCGCCGCCTGGCGCCTGGGCGCGGGCCGGGCCCGCAAGGAGGACCCGGTGCAGGCGGGTGCGGGCATCGAACTGCACGCCAAGCCGGGCGACACGGTAACGGCCGGACAGCCGCTGCTGACGCTGCACACCGACACCCCCGAGAAGTTCGAGTACGCGCTGAAGGCCCTGCCCTCCTCGTACGACATCGACCCGGAGGGCACGGAGTTCACGGCCACCCCCGTGGTGCGGGAACGTATCGCCTGA
- a CDS encoding ABC transporter permease, with the protein MSTSTVSMASTAPKKGGGRRKLSLPVIMLIIAGALALFSLVRVISGANDLTSVGQVSGALQLAVPIGLAGLGGLWAERAGVVNIGLEGMMVLGTWFGAWAGYQWGPWTGVLLGVVGGALGGLLHAIITVTFNVNHIVSGVAINILAVGVTRYLSNFTFAEAEGGSSKQSPRIDQITDITIPGLSDWLVDLQARHWFFISDLAGVLGGLVTNLSLLTVVAILLVPGTWWVLWRTSFGLRLRSCGENPVAAESLGVNVYKYKYIAVVVSGGLAGLAGAFLAIVATGIYQEGQTGGRGYIGLAAMIFGNWMPGGMALGAGLFGFTDSLKLRGGAENVHAMLLLLAILLVLVMIWQLYKKKYVPAVISAAVSALLFAWYALTNEVPSQFVDAAPYVTTLLVLALSAQRLRMPKADGMPYRKGQGK; encoded by the coding sequence ATGAGTACGAGCACCGTCTCGATGGCGAGCACCGCGCCCAAGAAGGGTGGCGGACGCCGCAAACTGTCCCTGCCCGTCATCATGCTGATCATCGCTGGTGCACTGGCGCTGTTCTCGCTGGTCCGCGTGATCAGCGGGGCGAACGACCTCACCTCGGTCGGTCAGGTCTCCGGTGCCCTCCAGCTGGCCGTGCCGATCGGTCTCGCCGGACTCGGCGGTCTGTGGGCGGAGCGCGCGGGTGTGGTCAACATCGGCCTTGAGGGCATGATGGTCCTGGGCACCTGGTTCGGTGCCTGGGCGGGCTACCAGTGGGGGCCGTGGACCGGTGTCCTGCTGGGTGTCGTCGGCGGCGCGCTCGGTGGTCTGCTGCACGCGATCATCACGGTGACCTTCAACGTCAATCACATCGTCTCCGGTGTGGCCATCAATATCCTGGCCGTGGGCGTCACCCGCTATCTGTCGAACTTCACCTTCGCGGAGGCTGAGGGCGGCTCCTCCAAGCAGTCCCCACGAATCGACCAGATCACCGACATCACCATTCCGGGTCTTTCGGACTGGCTGGTGGACCTCCAGGCCAGGCACTGGTTCTTCATCTCCGACCTGGCCGGTGTCCTCGGCGGTCTCGTGACGAACCTGTCGCTCCTGACCGTGGTGGCGATCCTGCTGGTCCCGGGGACCTGGTGGGTGTTGTGGCGCACGTCCTTCGGACTGCGGCTGCGGTCCTGCGGCGAGAACCCCGTGGCCGCGGAGTCCCTGGGCGTCAACGTCTACAAGTACAAGTACATCGCCGTTGTCGTCTCCGGCGGGCTGGCCGGCCTCGCGGGTGCGTTTCTCGCCATCGTCGCCACCGGTATCTACCAGGAGGGCCAGACCGGTGGCCGTGGTTACATCGGTCTGGCAGCGATGATCTTCGGTAACTGGATGCCGGGAGGCATGGCGCTGGGCGCCGGACTCTTCGGTTTCACCGACAGCCTCAAACTGCGAGGCGGAGCCGAGAACGTACACGCGATGCTGCTGCTGCTGGCAATCCTGCTGGTGCTGGTCATGATCTGGCAGTTGTACAAGAAGAAGTACGTGCCCGCGGTGATCTCCGCGGCTGTCTCGGCGCTCCTGTTCGCCTGGTACGCGCTGACCAACGAGGTGCCGAGCCAGTTCGTGGACGCGGCGCCGTATGTCACCACGCTGCTGGTGCTGGCACTCTCTGCACAGAGGCTCCGCATGCCCAAGGCTGACGGCATGCCGTACCGGAAGGGCCAGGGCAAGTGA
- a CDS encoding Uma2 family endonuclease has protein sequence MSALTVDPVPGNGQGWDDLVRIWEETDAPEGCKVEIIEGIVTVSPPPSKDHNTTAALLQRRLYTVIPEDWEIYQTLGVSVPGRAGLYIPDLVVVPRAAATGPGNRVPAEEARLVVEITSQANANHDRIGKAHGYAKAGVELFLLLDPWHSGRPTATLYGEPVEGTYRVLDAVEYGEKLTLPEPFALDLDTGIFPVS, from the coding sequence ATGAGCGCACTCACCGTCGATCCCGTGCCGGGCAACGGCCAGGGATGGGACGACCTCGTCCGGATCTGGGAGGAGACGGACGCACCCGAGGGCTGCAAGGTGGAGATCATCGAGGGGATCGTCACCGTGTCGCCACCGCCGTCCAAGGACCACAACACCACTGCGGCTCTGCTTCAGCGCAGGCTCTACACCGTCATCCCGGAGGACTGGGAGATCTACCAGACCCTCGGCGTCTCCGTGCCGGGCCGGGCCGGGCTCTACATCCCCGACCTCGTCGTCGTGCCGCGTGCCGCGGCGACCGGGCCGGGCAACCGCGTGCCGGCGGAGGAGGCCCGGCTCGTCGTCGAGATCACCTCGCAGGCCAACGCCAACCACGACCGCATCGGCAAGGCGCACGGATACGCGAAGGCCGGTGTCGAGCTCTTCCTGCTCCTCGACCCCTGGCACTCCGGCCGTCCCACCGCCACCTTGTACGGGGAACCCGTCGAGGGCACGTACCGGGTGCTGGACGCGGTGGAGTACGGGGAGAAGCTGACGCTTCCCGAGCCGTTCGCGCTGGACCTGGACACCGGGATATTTCCGGTCAGCTGA
- a CDS encoding ABC transporter ATP-binding protein, translating to MNASSPPAAVELRGITKRFPGVVANHDIDITISKGTVHALVGENGAGKSTLMKILYGMQKPDEGTITVDGDQVTFSSPADAIARGIGMVHQHFMLADNLTVLENVVLGGEKLHGIGAGARRRIKEISDAYGLNIRPDLLVEHLGVADRQRVEILKVLYRGARTLILDEPTAVLVPQEVQALFDNLRGLKAEGVTVIFISHKLGEVLSVADEITVIRRGTTVGTADPRSTTTKQLAELMVGSELPSPETRESTVTEVPMLAVDDLRLTETDPDGVVREVLAGITFTIHKGEVMGIAGVEGNGQTELIGALMGMRDPDGGVITLDQADISHAPTRKRREDGIGYIPEDRHRHGLLLESPLWENRILGHVTERPNSRRGLLDLKAARADTERIVREYDVRTPGIEVTAASLSGGNQQKLIVGREMSHQPKLLIAAHPTRGVDVGAQAQIWDQIREARREGLAVLLISADLDELIGLSDTLRVMYRGRLVADADPATITPEELGSAMTGAATGHLEHDENGEGR from the coding sequence ATCAACGCGTCCAGCCCTCCTGCCGCCGTAGAACTGCGCGGCATCACCAAGCGCTTCCCTGGCGTCGTCGCCAATCACGACATCGACATCACCATCAGCAAGGGCACCGTGCACGCCCTCGTCGGCGAGAACGGTGCGGGCAAGTCGACCCTGATGAAGATCCTTTACGGCATGCAGAAGCCGGACGAGGGCACCATCACTGTCGACGGCGATCAGGTCACCTTCTCCAGCCCGGCCGACGCCATTGCGCGGGGCATCGGCATGGTCCACCAGCACTTCATGCTGGCCGACAACCTCACTGTGCTGGAGAACGTAGTTCTCGGCGGGGAGAAGCTGCACGGCATCGGTGCGGGAGCCCGTCGGAGGATCAAGGAGATCTCGGACGCCTACGGGCTGAACATCCGCCCCGACCTCCTGGTCGAGCATCTCGGTGTCGCTGACCGTCAGCGAGTGGAGATCCTGAAGGTTCTCTATCGCGGCGCCCGCACCCTGATCCTCGACGAGCCGACCGCCGTCCTGGTGCCGCAGGAGGTCCAAGCACTCTTCGACAACCTGCGCGGGCTCAAGGCCGAGGGGGTGACCGTCATCTTCATCTCCCACAAGCTGGGCGAGGTGCTGTCGGTCGCCGACGAGATCACGGTCATCCGCCGCGGCACCACCGTGGGCACCGCCGACCCACGCTCCACGACGACCAAGCAACTCGCCGAGTTGATGGTCGGCAGCGAGCTTCCCTCGCCGGAGACCCGTGAGTCCACGGTGACCGAGGTACCGATGCTTGCGGTGGACGATCTGCGGCTGACGGAGACCGACCCCGACGGCGTCGTCCGCGAGGTCCTCGCGGGCATCACCTTCACCATTCACAAGGGCGAGGTCATGGGCATCGCCGGTGTCGAGGGGAACGGTCAGACCGAGCTCATCGGAGCTCTCATGGGCATGCGCGACCCCGACGGCGGTGTGATCACCCTCGACCAGGCCGACATCTCGCACGCACCGACACGCAAGCGACGCGAGGACGGCATCGGCTACATCCCCGAGGACCGTCATCGGCACGGTCTGCTGCTGGAGTCCCCGCTGTGGGAGAACCGCATCCTCGGCCATGTCACAGAGCGCCCCAACAGCAGGAGAGGCCTGCTCGACCTCAAGGCCGCCCGGGCCGACACCGAGCGGATCGTGCGGGAGTACGACGTCCGTACCCCCGGAATCGAGGTCACCGCTGCATCCCTCTCCGGAGGCAACCAGCAGAAGCTGATCGTCGGCCGCGAGATGAGTCACCAGCCCAAGTTGCTGATCGCCGCACACCCGACCCGCGGCGTGGACGTGGGTGCGCAGGCGCAGATCTGGGACCAGATCCGCGAGGCGCGCCGCGAGGGCCTGGCCGTGCTGCTCATCTCCGCCGACCTTGACGAGCTGATCGGCCTGTCCGACACCCTGCGGGTCATGTACCGCGGTCGCCTGGTCGCGGACGCGGACCCCGCCACGATCACCCCGGAGGAGTTGGGCTCGGCCATGACCGGTGCCGCCACCGGCCATCTTGAGCACGACGAGAACGGTGAGGGCCGATGA
- a CDS encoding BMP family lipoprotein, with amino-acid sequence MRRITRIATVGIASTALALSVTACGKSSSESGSDKGKDGQVALAYDIGGRGDQSFNDAAYAGLEKAVKGLGVKGSEAEPTEGEGDPDKVQRLTELARAGNNPVIGVGFAYAPAIAEVAPKFPKTTFGLIDDTSKTGKNIANLVFNEEQGSYLAGVAAANVTKSKTVGFIGGVETPLIKKFEAGFVQGVKDTKKDVNVKVQYLTQPPDFGGFSKPDLGKAAAQGQIDAGADVIYAAAGLAGSGSIEATADAKKWAIGVDSDQYNQKGLASYKQYILTSVTKGVSDAVYDLIKSVKDGKPQSGEMRYGLDKGGVGLATSNPAYTKMADVTAAVDKAKADIIAGTIKVKTTP; translated from the coding sequence TTGCGCCGGATCACCAGGATCGCCACCGTGGGCATTGCGTCCACAGCGCTAGCACTCTCTGTCACCGCATGTGGCAAGTCGTCGTCCGAGTCCGGGTCGGACAAGGGCAAGGACGGGCAGGTTGCCCTCGCGTACGACATCGGTGGCCGCGGCGACCAGTCGTTCAATGATGCCGCTTATGCCGGTCTTGAGAAGGCCGTCAAGGGTCTCGGTGTCAAGGGGAGCGAGGCCGAGCCCACGGAAGGTGAAGGCGACCCCGACAAGGTGCAGCGCCTCACTGAGCTGGCCCGCGCCGGAAACAATCCGGTGATCGGTGTCGGTTTCGCATACGCTCCCGCCATCGCGGAGGTCGCGCCGAAGTTCCCGAAGACCACCTTCGGGCTCATCGACGACACCTCCAAGACCGGCAAGAACATCGCCAACCTGGTCTTCAACGAAGAGCAGGGTTCCTACTTGGCCGGCGTCGCCGCCGCCAACGTGACCAAGTCCAAGACGGTCGGCTTCATCGGTGGTGTCGAGACCCCCCTGATCAAGAAGTTCGAGGCGGGCTTCGTCCAGGGCGTCAAGGACACCAAGAAGGATGTCAACGTCAAGGTCCAGTACCTGACCCAGCCGCCGGACTTCGGTGGTTTCTCCAAGCCCGACCTGGGCAAGGCTGCCGCGCAGGGACAGATCGACGCGGGCGCCGACGTGATCTACGCCGCCGCCGGTCTCGCGGGTTCCGGCTCGATCGAGGCCACTGCCGACGCCAAGAAGTGGGCGATAGGTGTCGACTCGGACCAGTACAACCAGAAGGGCCTCGCGTCCTACAAGCAGTACATCCTCACCTCGGTGACCAAGGGCGTCTCTGACGCCGTCTACGACCTGATCAAGTCGGTCAAGGACGGTAAGCCGCAGAGCGGTGAGATGCGCTACGGCCTGGACAAGGGCGGCGTGGGTCTGGCCACTTCCAACCCGGCCTACACCAAGATGGCCGACGTGACCGCTGCGGTGGACAAGGCCAAGGCCGACATCATCGCCGGCACGATCAAGGTCAAGACCACTCCGTAA
- a CDS encoding amidohydrolase: protein MSRDFDAQLPGDEALPGTLPEALRAELIAFRRDLHMHPELGNQEFRTTAAIKARLEKAGLVPRVLDTGTGLICDVGSREGDFRPVLALRADIDALPIPDTKAGVPYRSTVPDRAHACGHDIHTTAVLGAGLVLAELDRQGLLPNPVRLIFQPAEEVLPGGAPDAIASGALAGVGRIIGVHCDPKVDVGRIGLRVGAITSACDRLEVALDGPGGHTARPHLTTDLVTAAAKVATEVPALLARRVDARAGLAVTWGRLEAGHACNVIPQHAELSGTVRCLDLAAWREAPDLVHAAIDEVAGMYRAKTVIDYVRGVPPVVNDAAVIDLLARAMTARRGSYAIEDTEQSLGGEDFSWYLEHVPGAMARLGVRTPGDTARLDLHRGDFDADEEAITVAVELFTAAALLDGRSA, encoded by the coding sequence ATGTCCCGCGATTTTGATGCCCAGCTCCCCGGGGACGAGGCGCTGCCCGGCACCCTGCCCGAAGCTCTGCGTGCCGAACTGATCGCCTTCCGGCGTGACCTGCACATGCACCCCGAGCTCGGCAACCAGGAGTTCCGTACCACCGCGGCCATCAAGGCCCGGCTGGAGAAGGCGGGGCTCGTGCCGCGGGTGCTCGATACGGGGACGGGGCTGATCTGCGACGTGGGGAGCCGGGAGGGCGACTTCCGGCCCGTGCTCGCTCTGCGTGCGGACATCGACGCGCTGCCCATTCCGGACACCAAGGCGGGCGTCCCCTACCGGTCCACCGTCCCCGACCGGGCGCATGCGTGCGGGCATGACATCCACACCACGGCCGTCCTCGGCGCCGGGCTCGTGCTCGCGGAGCTCGACCGGCAGGGGCTGCTGCCGAACCCGGTGCGGCTGATCTTCCAGCCGGCCGAGGAGGTACTGCCCGGCGGGGCGCCCGACGCGATCGCGTCCGGGGCGCTGGCGGGTGTCGGGCGGATCATCGGGGTGCACTGCGACCCGAAGGTGGACGTGGGGCGGATCGGGCTGCGGGTCGGGGCGATCACCTCGGCCTGCGACCGGCTGGAGGTGGCGCTCGACGGTCCCGGCGGACACACCGCGCGGCCGCACCTGACCACCGACCTGGTCACCGCCGCCGCCAAGGTCGCCACCGAGGTGCCCGCGCTGCTGGCCCGCCGGGTCGACGCGCGGGCCGGGCTCGCCGTCACCTGGGGCCGGCTGGAGGCCGGGCACGCCTGCAATGTGATCCCGCAGCACGCCGAGCTCTCCGGCACGGTCCGCTGCCTGGACCTGGCGGCCTGGCGGGAGGCACCGGACCTGGTGCACGCGGCCATCGACGAGGTGGCCGGGATGTACCGGGCCAAGACGGTGATCGACTACGTCCGGGGCGTCCCGCCCGTTGTGAACGACGCCGCCGTGATCGATCTGCTCGCCCGGGCGATGACCGCGCGCCGCGGATCGTATGCGATCGAGGACACCGAGCAGAGCCTCGGCGGCGAGGACTTCTCCTGGTACCTGGAGCACGTCCCGGGGGCCATGGCCCGGCTCGGGGTCCGTACCCCCGGCGACACCGCCCGGCTCGACCTGCATCGGGGTGATTTCGACGCGGACGAGGAGGCGATCACGGTCGCCGTGGAGCTCTTCACGGCGGCGGCACTGCTGGACGGCCGCTCCGCCTGA
- a CDS encoding cytidine deaminase translates to MTAAAEVDWEALRSAARSVMTRAYVPYSHYPVGAAARVDDGRTVSGCNVENASYGIGLCAECGLVSQLHATGGGRLTHFTCVDGAGEILVPCGRCRQLLYEFGGPELVLETPDGLRTLDEMLPQAFGPDHLK, encoded by the coding sequence GTGACGGCCGCCGCGGAGGTCGACTGGGAGGCGCTGCGGAGCGCCGCACGGTCCGTCATGACGCGTGCGTACGTTCCCTACTCGCACTACCCGGTCGGCGCCGCGGCACGGGTCGACGACGGACGCACGGTGTCCGGCTGCAACGTCGAGAACGCCTCGTACGGCATCGGGCTGTGCGCCGAGTGCGGACTGGTCTCCCAGCTGCACGCCACCGGCGGCGGACGGCTGACCCACTTCACCTGCGTGGACGGGGCGGGCGAGATCCTGGTCCCGTGCGGCAGGTGCAGGCAGCTGCTGTACGAGTTCGGCGGACCGGAGCTCGTCCTGGAGACCCCGGACGGCCTGCGCACGCTCGACGAGATGCTGCCGCAGGCGTTCGGGCCCGACCATCTGAAGTAG